Proteins co-encoded in one Pseudomonadota bacterium genomic window:
- a CDS encoding type II toxin-antitoxin system VapC family toxin, with protein sequence MRLLLDTHVWLWSLVSPDRLSPSAAGLLGDCENDLYLSAASCWEIAIKYQLGKLPLPEHPDDFIGPRLLRDGIHGLQVSLQHATRVARLPMIHRDPFDRLLVSQSQIEKIALISADVIFAQYDVELIRC encoded by the coding sequence GTGAGGCTGCTGCTGGATACACACGTTTGGTTGTGGAGTTTGGTATCTCCGGACCGACTATCGCCTTCGGCTGCAGGGTTGTTGGGTGACTGCGAGAACGACCTCTATCTTTCGGCAGCGAGTTGCTGGGAGATCGCGATCAAGTATCAGCTTGGCAAATTGCCCTTGCCGGAACACCCCGATGACTTTATAGGCCCACGGTTGCTGCGCGATGGCATACACGGTTTGCAAGTGTCATTGCAGCATGCGACGCGGGTGGCTCGCCTGCCGATGATCCACCGGGACCCGTTCGATCGCTTACTGGTGTCGCAATCACAGATCGAAAAGATCGCGCTCATTTCAGCAGATGTAATATTCGCTCAGTATGACGTCGAGCTGATCCGCTGCTGA